In Microvirga terrae, a single window of DNA contains:
- a CDS encoding IS630 family transposase has product MYRDNDQWLKIRHQVLVEGIPRKQVAREAGIDVKTVRKMLAHPRPLPYGPRCVRHPKLGPYISAIHKMLQEREASTGPQHLTASAIFESIRKLGFNGNCRTVQRYLNRMRHSNTRVWEAAYDRILSLDRQAAIKFLRQLSGAAPALTTKERTDREAFEWMRRVLQKEVSSASLWLELGKVPDFGSLLKRLYEGSLSDRNRSLSVLASIRGWRTSAICAFLGIDKKTLRKYVRNFEQGGAAALFARQVRAVRKQDDEALKTLIFGVLHEPPPNYGINRTTWTMMTLRRVLTEKGQSVCPDVIRKITRAAGWRWRKARVVLTSSDPAYSEKLRRVRSILSGLQPDEAFFSIDEFGPFAVKMQGGRALTPPGELRTLPQWQNSRGTLIITAALELSRNQVTHFYSEKKNTAEMIRMMECLIERYPNHQRLYLSWDAASWHISRQLYDRIEKYNATAQRVGGPLVNTAPLPSGAQFLNVIESVFSGMARAIIHNSNYASLDEAKAAIDRYFVERNTQFRRYPKRAGHKIWGREREHAVFSEANNCKDPYYYR; this is encoded by the coding sequence ATGTACCGCGACAATGATCAATGGCTGAAGATCCGACACCAGGTCTTGGTAGAGGGCATTCCGCGAAAGCAGGTGGCTCGTGAAGCCGGGATAGACGTCAAAACTGTGCGAAAGATGCTCGCCCATCCACGACCGCTGCCGTATGGTCCAAGATGTGTTAGGCATCCGAAGCTTGGCCCTTATATCAGTGCAATCCACAAGATGCTTCAGGAAAGAGAGGCCTCAACTGGACCACAGCATCTTACTGCGTCCGCAATATTCGAAAGCATTCGCAAACTGGGCTTCAACGGCAATTGCAGAACGGTTCAGCGCTACCTGAACAGGATGAGGCACAGCAATACCCGCGTTTGGGAGGCTGCCTATGACCGTATCCTTTCACTGGATCGACAGGCCGCTATCAAATTCTTGAGGCAGTTATCTGGTGCAGCCCCGGCTTTGACCACCAAGGAGCGTACCGACAGAGAAGCTTTCGAGTGGATGCGTCGGGTTCTCCAGAAGGAAGTCAGCAGCGCGTCATTGTGGCTGGAGCTTGGTAAAGTTCCTGATTTCGGCTCATTGTTAAAGAGATTGTATGAAGGCTCCCTGTCCGATCGAAACCGATCGTTATCGGTCCTCGCGAGCATCCGTGGCTGGCGCACCAGCGCGATCTGCGCTTTCCTGGGTATCGATAAGAAGACTCTCCGCAAGTATGTGCGGAACTTCGAGCAAGGTGGGGCCGCAGCGTTATTCGCACGTCAAGTCAGAGCAGTCCGTAAACAGGATGATGAGGCTTTGAAGACGCTGATCTTCGGTGTCCTTCATGAGCCTCCACCGAACTATGGAATCAACCGAACAACCTGGACGATGATGACCCTGCGCCGTGTGCTGACCGAGAAGGGGCAATCCGTCTGTCCTGATGTGATCCGCAAGATCACCCGAGCGGCAGGCTGGCGGTGGCGCAAAGCTCGTGTGGTGCTGACATCTTCCGATCCAGCGTATTCCGAAAAACTTAGGCGCGTGCGCTCCATCCTTTCGGGTCTTCAGCCTGATGAGGCGTTCTTCTCAATCGACGAGTTTGGTCCGTTCGCTGTTAAAATGCAGGGCGGTCGCGCGCTTACACCTCCGGGCGAGCTTCGCACCCTGCCGCAATGGCAAAACTCGCGCGGTACTTTGATCATCACTGCAGCTCTGGAACTCTCTCGGAACCAGGTCACCCACTTTTACAGCGAGAAAAAGAATACAGCCGAGATGATCCGCATGATGGAATGCCTGATTGAAAGATACCCGAACCATCAAAGGCTTTATCTCTCATGGGATGCTGCGTCGTGGCACATCTCCAGGCAACTCTATGACCGGATTGAGAAGTATAATGCCACCGCCCAACGCGTAGGAGGTCCACTTGTCAATACCGCTCCCCTCCCATCCGGCGCCCAATTTCTAAACGTGATTGAGTCTGTGTTTAGCGGCATGGCTCGCGCTATTATACACAACAGCAACTATGCGAGCTTGGACGAGGCGAAGGCCGCAATCGACCGCTATTTCGTGGAGCGGAACACTCAATTTCGGAGGTATCCCAAGCGAGCAGGACATAAAATTTGGGGGCGCGAGCGGGAGCACGCTGTATTCTCGGAGGCTAACAATTGCAAAGATCCGTATTATTACAGATAA
- a CDS encoding 2OG-Fe(II) oxygenase translates to MSSLTSELAAVLTTVRRPGDFFASGTIEFLAPQLEVDGVGPIALPLLQLQAKQLIAAAERAPYGRGEQTLVDTAVRRTWQIGPDQVRIQGRGWVRTLNTILTRACDGLGVTEPVQAEFYKLLLYDEGSFFASHRDTEKAPGMFATLVVVLPSTSTGGELLVRHRDREVRLDLHSSDPSEVAFAAFYADCVHEVLPVTSGIRLALIYNLMRLGPGRLPEPPSYSNQKTRIAALLQAWGADLSRATSDAPEKLIVPLEHAYTPAELGFGALKGADAAAAAVLRAAAQVADCDLHLALIVVEESGSADYTGYSSSYRRWSEPDEDEFEEVEVLDRSIALSTWRRPDDQPSVLGEIPVGDDELCPPDALDDLEPDEEHFHEATGNEGASFERTYRRAALVLWPRERFLAVLCQAGVAVTLPYLADLTERWLSSGEDHTSSLWREAHELSGHMISSWHGQERYPSREKAPTHATQMLLLLIQLRDRTRLEAFLATIAAGSGVYTEGDNEAIVQALGVLSPQRAAALTRQIIAGNASTSLTACGNLLARLAAAGGNGRQADLSGAATALVDALPSDPQHAPSAWFWWQDRSVKPHLVIDLLEALCRIDRRLAEEAAGHMLTWPQTYDLDTVLIPAMRDLVRSKIAQEPAVQRLRDACLEHLRARITEPLAPPHNWSRASVLSCQCQHCAELSRFLADPERKTWAFKAVEADRSHVEQTIQRAHCDVDVTTDRRGRPYTLVCTKNQASYDRRAKQRRKDIEDATHLGG, encoded by the coding sequence ATGTCCTCCCTCACGAGCGAACTGGCTGCAGTCCTGACCACAGTGCGTCGCCCAGGCGACTTCTTCGCCTCCGGCACGATCGAATTCCTTGCGCCACAGCTGGAGGTGGACGGCGTCGGTCCAATCGCGCTGCCGCTTCTTCAGCTTCAAGCCAAGCAGCTCATTGCAGCGGCCGAGCGGGCTCCCTATGGGCGAGGAGAGCAGACCCTGGTCGACACGGCGGTTCGTCGGACGTGGCAGATCGGCCCGGACCAGGTTCGGATCCAGGGCCGGGGTTGGGTACGGACGCTGAATACCATCCTGACTCGCGCCTGTGACGGCCTTGGAGTCACTGAGCCCGTGCAAGCCGAGTTCTACAAGCTGCTGCTCTATGATGAAGGCAGCTTCTTTGCGAGCCATCGCGACACCGAGAAAGCGCCCGGGATGTTCGCCACGCTGGTGGTGGTGCTGCCCTCGACATCGACCGGGGGTGAGCTTCTGGTCCGTCATAGGGACCGCGAGGTTCGGCTTGACCTTCACTCCTCTGACCCCTCGGAGGTGGCGTTTGCAGCCTTCTATGCCGATTGCGTTCACGAAGTCCTGCCTGTCACGTCGGGCATTCGGCTGGCCTTGATCTACAACCTGATGCGTCTTGGGCCCGGGCGGCTGCCCGAGCCACCCAGCTATTCCAATCAAAAAACCAGGATCGCGGCCCTCCTGCAGGCCTGGGGCGCTGATCTGAGCCGTGCGACCTCGGACGCACCAGAAAAGCTCATCGTTCCTCTTGAGCATGCCTATACTCCAGCTGAACTCGGGTTTGGAGCATTGAAAGGCGCCGATGCAGCCGCGGCGGCGGTTCTCAGGGCCGCCGCCCAGGTGGCCGACTGCGATCTCCACCTGGCCCTGATCGTGGTCGAAGAGAGCGGCAGTGCAGACTACACGGGTTACAGTTCCTCGTACCGCCGGTGGTCGGAACCTGACGAGGACGAATTTGAGGAGGTTGAGGTCCTCGACCGCTCGATTGCCCTATCGACATGGCGGCGGCCCGATGATCAGCCCTCGGTGCTGGGTGAGATTCCGGTCGGAGACGATGAACTCTGCCCGCCTGATGCTCTCGACGACTTGGAGCCTGACGAGGAGCACTTTCATGAGGCGACCGGCAACGAGGGCGCCTCGTTTGAGCGAACCTACCGTCGGGCGGCTCTCGTGCTCTGGCCGCGCGAGCGCTTTCTCGCCGTTCTGTGTCAGGCCGGCGTGGCTGTCACCCTCCCCTATCTGGCCGACCTGACCGAGCGTTGGCTGAGCAGCGGCGAGGATCACACGTCATCCCTGTGGCGTGAGGCGCATGAACTCTCCGGCCACATGATCTCCTCCTGGCACGGCCAGGAGAGATACCCTTCGCGGGAGAAGGCTCCAACCCACGCCACCCAGATGCTCCTCCTCCTGATCCAGCTCAGGGACAGGACCCGCCTTGAGGCATTTCTGGCGACCATTGCGGCGGGCAGTGGCGTCTACACCGAGGGCGACAATGAGGCTATCGTTCAGGCGCTCGGTGTCTTGTCGCCTCAGCGAGCCGCAGCCTTGACCCGGCAAATCATCGCCGGGAATGCGTCGACCTCGTTGACCGCCTGCGGGAATCTGCTCGCCCGGCTGGCGGCTGCAGGGGGGAACGGCCGGCAAGCCGACCTCAGCGGGGCCGCGACGGCCTTGGTCGACGCCTTGCCAAGCGATCCGCAGCACGCACCGAGTGCATGGTTTTGGTGGCAGGATCGGAGCGTGAAACCTCATCTCGTCATTGATCTCCTCGAGGCTCTGTGTCGGATTGACAGGCGACTGGCTGAGGAAGCGGCAGGTCACATGCTGACGTGGCCCCAGACTTATGACCTGGACACCGTTCTGATCCCGGCGATGCGGGACCTGGTTCGATCCAAGATTGCGCAAGAGCCCGCGGTCCAGCGGCTGCGGGACGCCTGTCTTGAGCACCTGCGCGCCCGGATTACCGAGCCGCTCGCGCCACCTCATAACTGGAGCCGAGCAAGCGTGCTCTCCTGTCAATGCCAGCATTGCGCCGAATTGAGCCGCTTCTTGGCGGATCCTGAGCGCAAGACATGGGCCTTCAAAGCCGTCGAAGCAGACCGTTCCCACGTTGAGCAGACGATCCAACGGGCTCACTGCGATGTGGACGTTACCACCGATCGTCGCGGCCGACCCTACACGCTGGTGTGCACCAAAAACCAGGCGAGCTATGACCGTCGGGCGAAGCAGCGCAGGAAAGATATCGAGGACGCAACTCACCTGGGTGGCTGA
- a CDS encoding RES family NAD+ phosphorylase: protein MRDPVLITLEAGEILHRFFTAAYDPIHFDRSRDGRLNAPDASYGVLYTAKDARGAFAETFLREPGRTLVPSDLLARKAYVRLRVTRPLVLIKLGGPGLARLGATAEIVHGGLPYDVPQAWSAALRNHPIRASGVAYYARHDDEALCYAIYDHEPLAIEEERRDTSLDENWFWDLAEPYGVGLSP, encoded by the coding sequence ATGCGGGATCCGGTCCTCATCACCCTTGAGGCTGGCGAGATCCTCCACCGGTTCTTCACGGCAGCATACGATCCAATCCATTTCGATCGCAGCCGCGATGGCCGCCTCAATGCGCCTGATGCGTCGTACGGCGTCCTCTACACGGCCAAGGACGCGCGTGGCGCTTTTGCTGAGACCTTTCTCCGAGAACCAGGGCGCACTCTCGTTCCGTCCGATCTGCTTGCAAGGAAGGCTTATGTGCGACTGCGCGTGACTCGTCCACTCGTGCTGATCAAGCTCGGGGGACCTGGTCTGGCCCGATTGGGAGCGACAGCGGAGATTGTGCATGGTGGTCTTCCGTATGACGTTCCGCAAGCCTGGTCAGCGGCTCTTCGCAATCATCCCATCCGAGCGAGCGGAGTCGCCTACTACGCCCGTCATGACGACGAGGCCCTTTGCTATGCAATCTATGATCATGAACCGTTGGCTATAGAAGAAGAGCGTCGAGATACCAGTTTGGATGAGAACTGGTTCTGGGACCTTGCTGAGCCCTACGGAGTCGGTCTGTCTCCTTAG
- a CDS encoding peptidoglycan-binding domain-containing protein — translation MSYVKPQVRLQLGATNKGLLAATAIGWGLFVYSVLSTGFEEHTLQSESRQLRQQIETVTAERDQLAKANERRILAGQDLNTMLARIEAATEELQQLDSLRANVSQAIEQTRLQLTGPSDQPAAMTESPTVSTTSAVRLSKQEIRTAQEALVDFGYGKLKADGALGPSTRKAVEAFERSKGLPVTGKLGNATLQALRTHTASVTQ, via the coding sequence ATGAGCTATGTGAAACCCCAAGTAAGGCTGCAGCTCGGTGCAACAAACAAAGGCCTCCTGGCGGCGACGGCGATCGGCTGGGGCCTGTTCGTATACTCCGTCCTGTCTACAGGATTTGAGGAGCACACGCTCCAGAGTGAGAGTCGGCAGCTTCGGCAGCAGATTGAGACGGTCACCGCAGAGCGCGACCAGTTGGCGAAAGCCAATGAACGAAGAATTCTGGCAGGCCAAGATCTGAACACGATGCTGGCGCGGATCGAAGCAGCAACCGAAGAGCTCCAGCAGCTGGATTCTCTGCGGGCGAACGTTAGTCAGGCGATTGAGCAAACCCGCCTTCAGCTCACCGGACCGTCAGATCAGCCTGCAGCTATGACGGAAAGTCCTACAGTCAGCACGACGTCAGCGGTGCGCCTTTCCAAGCAGGAGATCCGTACGGCGCAGGAAGCGCTTGTCGACTTCGGATATGGAAAGCTCAAAGCTGATGGGGCATTAGGCCCCTCTACCCGCAAGGCCGTTGAAGCCTTTGAACGATCCAAAGGTCTTCCCGTTACGGGCAAACTTGGAAATGCGACCCTTCAGGCGTTGAGAACTCACACAGCCTCAGTGACGCAATAG
- a CDS encoding DUF3572 family protein: MTEIFERRAIAGRGDAESVAIQVLNFIVSDVDRIIQFLNVTGLQPETIRASATSSHFLLGVLEYVAKDDELLKAVDEELKIRPAAVLAAIVHLSPEPEMKPLDNDESVDAAPQLPRRNLFH; this comes from the coding sequence ATGACCGAGATATTCGAAAGGCGAGCCATCGCCGGCCGGGGCGACGCCGAGAGTGTCGCCATTCAAGTCCTGAACTTCATTGTCTCAGATGTTGATCGGATCATTCAGTTTCTGAACGTCACCGGCCTCCAGCCCGAGACGATCCGCGCGTCAGCAACATCATCGCATTTCCTGCTGGGCGTGCTCGAGTATGTGGCGAAGGACGATGAACTTCTGAAGGCAGTCGATGAGGAGCTGAAAATCCGGCCAGCCGCCGTCCTGGCAGCCATCGTGCATCTGTCGCCGGAACCCGAGATGAAGCCGCTCGATAATGATGAGTCGGTCGACGCGGCCCCTCAACTGCCGAGGCGTAACCTGTTCCACTGA
- a CDS encoding antitoxin Xre/MbcA/ParS toxin-binding domain-containing protein, which produces MTQIVDEIRTLIEALYDDPEDFLRGPHGIFGSRPPGELMATEEGQLELLRFLRAAAQGVYMPPNEIDRDFKPYTDADIRFIDEHDGRVEDLPFEEGLLAQRQGKGPNDNEPIDKDYTTMNVDPLLDQAITHLEGQIAQLRSLKGSGPEIATVVARTHEVFGDQGVLWLVEHNQALQATPLDLVSQGRSDQVLTLLDQIKYGVCV; this is translated from the coding sequence ATGACCCAGATCGTCGACGAGATCCGCACACTCATTGAGGCCCTCTACGATGACCCTGAGGACTTTCTACGGGGACCTCACGGCATATTCGGCAGCCGCCCTCCGGGTGAGCTCATGGCAACCGAGGAAGGGCAGCTCGAACTCCTGAGATTCCTCCGCGCTGCAGCGCAGGGCGTCTATATGCCGCCCAACGAAATTGATCGGGATTTCAAGCCTTATACAGACGCCGACATTCGGTTTATTGATGAACACGATGGGCGTGTCGAGGACCTTCCCTTCGAAGAGGGTCTGCTTGCGCAGAGGCAAGGCAAGGGACCAAACGACAATGAGCCTATCGACAAGGATTACACCACGATGAACGTTGACCCCTTGCTGGATCAAGCGATCACTCATCTTGAAGGACAGATTGCGCAACTCAGGTCTCTCAAGGGCTCTGGGCCAGAGATCGCTACAGTCGTTGCGAGGACACACGAGGTCTTTGGCGATCAGGGCGTGTTATGGTTAGTCGAGCATAATCAAGCGCTGCAGGCCACTCCTCTAGACCTGGTGTCTCAAGGTAGGTCGGACCAAGTCCTGACGCTCCTCGACCAGATCAAGTATGGAGTATGCGTGTGA
- a CDS encoding WGR domain-containing protein has product MAHDTIHCLVLHRCDPSCNMARYYVLSIETSLFGDASLIREWGRIGRPGQTRIELYETQSMAVEALETWLQRKRRRGYALRDG; this is encoded by the coding sequence ATGGCTCACGATACGATCCACTGCCTGGTCCTGCACCGGTGCGACCCAAGCTGCAACATGGCTCGCTACTATGTCCTGTCGATCGAGACCAGCCTGTTCGGTGATGCCTCGTTGATCCGGGAATGGGGCCGTATCGGTCGGCCTGGTCAGACGCGGATTGAGCTTTACGAAACCCAATCGATGGCCGTGGAAGCTCTTGAGACTTGGCTCCAGCGGAAGCGCCGACGTGGCTACGCGCTCAGGGACGGGTAG
- the repC gene encoding plasmid replication protein RepC produces MQLASSGGRRLRHAALAARKLALEAERTVTRKELSAAARDAGKALDLRPAQRAVLSELVACWGEQEWDRLLVWPSNDYLMSRTGLTERAIRRILRQLIDLQLLTPKDSPNGKRYAVKDLAGQVVDAFGFDLTPVYARRGDWAAMLIEQKQLRVVQKRAFDEVTICRRAAEEALAALAEHFPELDRSAFEGELKALQARTPARSKVTLPADLMEAWQLLRTQVEDAFYEAGNAGLGVRHSNNNNGSPSKACNKGFPKKAEAVRSTEQPSEHLSPELILEACPTLSDYGQPVRDLADIVSAGRYLRASLGAHESAWAEAVEEIGTVRSAISVIYTLQLYEDDVAKNGGESRIKNPGGYFRALARMVKTGKIDLAVEILAMRRRRMA; encoded by the coding sequence ATGCAGCTTGCATCGTCAGGAGGCCGGCGGCTGAGACATGCCGCTCTGGCCGCAAGGAAGCTTGCGCTCGAAGCCGAGCGCACGGTAACGCGAAAAGAACTCTCAGCCGCCGCCCGGGATGCGGGCAAGGCGCTCGACCTCAGGCCAGCCCAGCGGGCGGTCCTGTCCGAGCTCGTCGCCTGCTGGGGCGAACAGGAATGGGACCGGCTGCTGGTCTGGCCATCGAATGACTATCTCATGAGCCGCACCGGCCTGACCGAGCGGGCGATCCGGCGCATCCTGCGCCAGCTGATCGACCTGCAGCTGCTGACCCCCAAGGACTCGCCCAACGGCAAGCGCTATGCCGTCAAGGACCTGGCCGGGCAGGTGGTCGATGCCTTTGGGTTCGATCTCACCCCGGTCTACGCCAGAAGAGGCGACTGGGCGGCGATGCTCATCGAGCAGAAGCAGCTCAGAGTGGTGCAGAAGCGGGCGTTCGATGAGGTCACGATCTGCCGGCGGGCAGCGGAAGAAGCCTTGGCGGCCTTGGCCGAGCACTTCCCCGAGCTCGACCGCAGCGCGTTCGAAGGGGAGCTGAAGGCCCTGCAGGCCCGCACGCCAGCCCGATCGAAGGTGACGTTGCCGGCCGATCTAATGGAGGCCTGGCAGCTGTTGAGAACCCAGGTTGAGGATGCCTTCTATGAAGCGGGCAATGCCGGACTCGGAGTCCGTCACTCTAATAACAACAACGGATCTCCTAGCAAAGCTTGTAACAAAGGCTTTCCGAAGAAAGCTGAAGCGGTTCGTTCAACCGAACAACCGTCAGAGCACCTATCACCGGAATTGATCCTTGAGGCCTGCCCGACCTTAAGCGACTACGGCCAGCCGGTGCGGGATCTGGCCGACATCGTCTCGGCTGGCCGCTACCTGCGGGCTTCCCTCGGGGCACATGAGAGCGCCTGGGCCGAGGCCGTGGAGGAGATCGGCACCGTCAGGTCGGCGATCTCCGTGATCTACACCCTGCAGCTCTACGAGGACGATGTGGCCAAAAACGGCGGCGAGAGCCGGATCAAGAACCCGGGCGGCTACTTCCGCGCGCTCGCCCGCATGGTGAAAACCGGCAAGATCGACCTCGCCGTCGAGATCCTCGCCATGAGGAGGCGACGAATGGCATAG